The following DNA comes from Streptomyces sp. NBC_00690.
AGTGCTCATGCGGGTGCCTCGTCGGACTCAAGGAAGAAGTGGGCGTACGGCACGGTCCAGACGGCTTCGTGGCCCAGGCGGTGGCCGGTGTAGCCGTCGTCGCCGTAGGTGGTGCCGTGGTCGGAGCAGACGATGACGAAGCAGCGGCGGCGGCTGCGAACCGCCGTGAACAGCCGCCCGATATGACGGTCCACGTACTCCAGCGCCGCGGCATGGGATTCGCGGGTGTCCCCGGACCTCTCGGTGGCGCCCGGCAGATGGAACCAGTTGGGCTGGTGCAGTGCGGGGACATTGATGAACAGGAACAGACGCTGATCGGGCGACAGGGCCTCGACCACCTCTTCGGCGCGCTCGATCTGGGCCTCGAACGACACCGGCGAGGTCACCCCGAACTCCGGTTCCCAGTGGCTCTCCTGAAACAGACCGGGCAGTACGGAGCCGAGAGGACCCTGCTGGTTGAAGAAGCCGACGCCCCCGATGCACACCGTGCGGTACCCGGCATCGGCGAGGCCGGAGACGAGGTCGGGCGCGTCGAAGACGAACGTCCGCCCCTCGGTCGTCTCGCTCCCGGCGAAGCGGGCGGCGAAGAGCCGCGGATGGGGGCCTGGCTCGGCCGGCGTCGGAAGGAACCCCGCGAACATGGCCTGGTGGGATGCGTAGGTGAAGTTCCCGGGGGCGTGTCGCCGCTGCCAGGTACCGCCCGGTAGGAAGCGGGCCAGATGGGGTGTGCGGCCCGCTGCACAGAGTTCGTCGGCGACATCGTGGCGCAGGGTGTCCAACGTCAGGAACAGGATGTCGTCGCGTCCGACGACGTCGTTCATGTCCGGGTCGTCGGGCCGAGCGGCGCCTTCGGCGCTCGCGGACGGTACGGGCGGAGGTACGACGGCGGCGTCAGGCGTGGGCACGGTGGTTCCTCGTCCTACGGGGCGCTGTGGTGCGCGACACCGTTGTGGTGGGCGCCGGTGGTTCGTCAGCGGTGTCAGCGGTGTTGGTGGGCCGGGAGCGGGTTGCGCATCGCATCCGCACGGCGGTGATCTGGGCGCCGTAGGTGTCCTCGGACTCGGCGCCGCTCCCGGGAAGACCGGTCAGACCGGGCAGCAGATCACCGAAGGCGTTGACCTCCCCGATGGAGAAGCTCCGCCAGTCCGATGCGGGTAGGAGGTCGACCCCGACCCGCAGTGAGCCGGGG
Coding sequences within:
- a CDS encoding STM4013/SEN3800 family hydrolase codes for the protein MNDVVGRDDILFLTLDTLRHDVADELCAAGRTPHLARFLPGGTWQRRHAPGNFTYASHQAMFAGFLPTPAEPGPHPRLFAARFAGSETTEGRTFVFDAPDLVSGLADAGYRTVCIGGVGFFNQQGPLGSVLPGLFQESHWEPEFGVTSPVSFEAQIERAEEVVEALSPDQRLFLFINVPALHQPNWFHLPGATERSGDTRESHAAALEYVDRHIGRLFTAVRSRRRCFVIVCSDHGTTYGDDGYTGHRLGHEAVWTVPYAHFFLESDEAPA